From Candidatus Nomurabacteria bacterium, one genomic window encodes:
- the rplK gene encoding 50S ribosomal protein L11, whose amino-acid sequence MADANPIKANLKMKIRAGQASAAPPVGSTLGQHGVNMMDFINPFNDATKDRQGEELTVHITIFEDRTMKWRIVGMPTDDLIRKALGVDKGSGEPNKTKLAKKLSQSQLQEIAEKKAVDMNTNRIDSVKNMVAGTARSMGVEVE is encoded by the coding sequence ATGGCAGATGCCAATCCTATAAAAGCTAATTTAAAAATGAAAATTCGAGCTGGACAAGCAAGTGCAGCCCCACCTGTAGGTAGTACGCTTGGACAGCACGGTGTAAACATGATGGATTTCATTAATCCGTTTAACGACGCCACCAAAGACCGTCAGGGTGAAGAATTAACTGTACACATTACTATTTTCGAAGATCGAACTATGAAATGGCGTATTGTTGGCATGCCAACTGATGATTTAATTCGCAAAGCCCTGGGAGTAGACAAAGGAAGCGGTGAACCAAATAAAACCAAACTTGCCAAAAAGTTAAGCCAATCACAACTTCAGGAAATTGCCGAAAAGAAAGCCGTTGATATGAATACAAATCGTATAGATTCTGTTAAAAATATGGTTGCCGGCACCGCTCGCAGTATGGGCGTCGAAGTCGAATAA
- a CDS encoding 50S ribosomal protein L10 produces MALSRDKKQQIVSELTELLANSKMTVIAKYEGITVKQIQELRRDAETNHSVVKVVKNRLVRKAIEANPSLKDADTSALTSMLLYVFNADDEVAGAQTIKSFVKNSKAPLEFVGAISAEGAFLSAEEVKTLAELPSKEQLIAGVINTLKSPATNVVSALKGNLLGLLDAVAAKAS; encoded by the coding sequence ATGGCTCTTTCGAGAGATAAAAAACAACAGATTGTTAGTGAGCTAACAGAACTGCTAGCAAACTCAAAAATGACTGTGATAGCCAAATACGAAGGTATCACCGTTAAACAAATTCAAGAACTTCGTCGTGATGCAGAAACCAATCACAGTGTAGTTAAGGTTGTTAAGAATCGCTTAGTCAGAAAAGCTATCGAAGCTAATCCTAGCTTAAAAGACGCTGATACGAGCGCCCTGACAAGCATGCTACTGTACGTTTTTAATGCAGATGATGAAGTTGCTGGAGCACAAACGATTAAATCTTTTGTGAAAAACTCTAAAGCTCCATTGGAGTTTGTGGGTGCAATTTCTGCAGAAGGTGCTTTTTTAAGTGCTGAAGAAGTGAAAACTCTAGCTGAATTACCAAGTAAAGAACAGTTGATTGCCGGTGTTATAAACACTCTTAAAAGCCCTGCCACTAACGTGGTTTCGGCCCTCAAAGGCAATTTACTCGGCCTGCTAGATGCAGTTGCCGCCAAAGCAAGTTAA
- the tmk gene encoding dTMP kinase, which yields MTERGLYIVIEGGQGVGKTTQASMLAQALTASGMSVKIMREPDSQTDAVARQLRRLTQNPEYDLSKRTEVLLYNAARSQSLDKIKMYVDNGIVCIVDRNYISTLINQYYLDADKPLDYSQIDLINSFATEVINPDVLLILDAPVEMLVQRKQSADKGERFDNLSSSLLENARSGYLQEAKNRNIPVIDASRPTHDVHQEIVTHVQYAINLVGDKQVKQSVPVAATLRNESEISIGTISNPKTDHKHNLSDVVTDTKSNIYAITENLSPTTAAAAMARLSRRGDDMRTILVDEFLDQKGSDSDLLRRVITAYGDDSVQQLNGLHVVVERASNLLTKKIEWGRLAAYLEQSTRYIFYDQKDADGKYKYFTPQEITDGFRELYITTLDSIFDRYSQIVRELYEYVQNNSQVPKKEQDAAWKSACRAQACDAARGLLPVATTSTVGIYASAQSYDNMIMRLLADPTAEARHTGQKILEEVRKLAPAFFERTDQPGKGASRSNYQYTNSLKMRQHAQELPLPTELPEDIQLTSYWPHNELEIVPHMLYSFSDLSESAIVSEISQRSYDEKTRIFEDYIGERLNRRMKPGRAFERISYSFDIVSDYGAFRDLQRHRIVSDLEWQELTPKYGFDIPELVEKAGLSDIYESCFDDSAMIYSKLFEEYGSVVAQYVTLLGHRMRWKLTVNAREAFHFIELRSSPQGHRNYRRIAQKMHQLISDVHPLTAGAMIFVNKDEDPELTRLAAEKYTQSKLAKLQDTKH from the coding sequence ATGACTGAGCGTGGACTCTACATAGTTATCGAAGGTGGACAGGGAGTCGGCAAAACTACCCAGGCAAGCATGTTGGCTCAAGCCCTAACTGCAAGTGGTATGAGTGTCAAGATAATGCGTGAACCCGATAGCCAGACAGATGCAGTAGCTCGTCAGCTGCGACGCTTAACTCAAAACCCGGAGTACGACCTAAGTAAGCGTACTGAGGTTCTTTTATACAACGCGGCTCGCAGTCAGAGCTTAGATAAAATCAAAATGTATGTCGACAATGGAATTGTCTGTATAGTTGACAGAAACTATATATCGACTTTAATTAATCAATATTATCTAGACGCTGATAAACCTCTAGATTACTCGCAGATCGACTTAATCAATTCTTTTGCAACAGAAGTAATTAACCCAGACGTACTGCTAATTTTAGACGCACCCGTAGAGATGTTGGTACAACGTAAGCAAAGTGCTGATAAAGGTGAGCGATTCGACAACTTGTCATCATCTCTTTTAGAAAATGCTCGTAGCGGTTATCTCCAAGAGGCAAAAAATCGCAACATACCGGTAATCGACGCTTCCCGCCCTACGCACGATGTGCACCAAGAGATCGTAACACATGTTCAGTATGCAATTAATCTTGTAGGCGATAAGCAAGTAAAACAATCTGTACCGGTCGCTGCTACGTTAAGAAACGAGTCGGAAATTTCTATAGGCACAATTTCCAATCCTAAAACAGATCACAAACATAACCTATCAGATGTCGTTACAGATACAAAATCGAACATTTACGCAATAACAGAAAACCTTAGTCCCACAACCGCCGCTGCAGCAATGGCACGGTTAAGCCGACGTGGTGATGATATGAGAACAATATTAGTAGATGAATTTCTAGACCAAAAAGGTAGTGATAGTGATTTACTGAGGCGAGTTATTACAGCTTACGGCGACGACTCAGTCCAGCAGTTGAATGGTCTACATGTAGTCGTAGAACGCGCCAGTAATTTGCTAACTAAAAAAATTGAATGGGGCAGATTAGCGGCTTACTTAGAGCAATCAACCCGGTATATCTTTTACGATCAAAAAGATGCAGATGGAAAGTATAAATATTTTACGCCTCAAGAGATAACCGATGGTTTTAGAGAACTTTATATTACGACTCTCGATAGTATATTTGATCGCTATAGTCAGATAGTTCGGGAATTATACGAATATGTCCAGAATAATTCACAAGTACCTAAGAAAGAGCAAGATGCAGCTTGGAAATCGGCCTGTCGCGCTCAAGCATGCGATGCAGCCCGAGGCTTACTGCCGGTCGCCACAACTAGTACTGTAGGTATCTATGCGAGCGCCCAAAGTTACGACAATATGATAATGCGCTTACTAGCCGACCCTACCGCCGAAGCCCGACATACAGGTCAAAAAATACTCGAAGAAGTTCGTAAGCTTGCACCAGCATTTTTTGAACGCACCGACCAACCTGGCAAAGGTGCCTCCAGGAGTAATTACCAATACACTAACTCGCTTAAAATGCGTCAACACGCACAAGAGCTACCACTACCAACAGAACTCCCAGAAGATATCCAACTCACAAGCTACTGGCCACATAATGAGCTCGAGATCGTGCCTCACATGCTGTATAGCTTTAGCGACCTGTCAGAAAGTGCGATTGTATCAGAGATTAGCCAAAGGAGTTACGACGAGAAAACTCGTATTTTCGAGGACTACATCGGTGAGCGCTTGAATCGACGTATGAAACCTGGCCGGGCATTTGAAAGAATTAGCTATAGTTTCGACATAGTTAGCGATTACGGAGCATTCAGAGATCTACAACGACACCGGATTGTGAGCGACCTCGAATGGCAAGAACTCACTCCAAAATATGGTTTCGATATACCGGAGTTGGTTGAAAAAGCTGGATTGTCGGATATTTATGAGAGCTGTTTCGACGATTCTGCAATGATCTATTCAAAACTTTTCGAAGAATATGGAAGCGTTGTGGCTCAATATGTAACACTACTAGGTCATAGAATGCGTTGGAAGCTTACTGTAAATGCCCGGGAAGCTTTTCATTTTATCGAGCTACGTTCTTCGCCGCAAGGCCATAGAAACTATCGGCGGATCGCCCAAAAGATGCACCAATTAATTTCTGACGTCCATCCACTAACTGCAGGCGCGATGATTTTTGTTAATAAAGACGAAGATCCAGAACTGACTCGACTTGCAGCCGAGAAATACACTCAGAGCAAGCTAGCAAAACTTCAAGACACAAAACACTAG
- a CDS encoding DHH family phosphoesterase, whose protein sequence is MDKQLQVIDQLIKSAQKIVVLQADNPDGDSLASSLALEQILGELGKDVYLYCSIDMPNHLRHLDGWDRVLNVFASDYDLAIMVDNASDSLLQNLRNREQINLEKRPLIIIDHHATESTISYAAASVIDQTAVSTGQVIYRLAKQIGWKIDQASSSYLASSILSDTLGLTTDAMKGNSQVLRDLAELVDYGVDLAELHQKRLESLKYNRALVPYKGELLQRVEFSNEGTIASIVIPHDEIKEHSMKFNPTIILDELRMVEGVKVTLGFKQYMQEGRLVRVTVRIRCDRSAPVGQDLAEAFGGGGHTYASGIKFEGAELDFDTVKNDVLRKTHELLINYL, encoded by the coding sequence ATGGATAAACAACTCCAAGTCATCGACCAACTTATCAAATCTGCCCAAAAAATCGTGGTACTACAAGCCGATAACCCAGATGGCGACAGTTTGGCTAGTAGCTTAGCACTCGAGCAGATATTAGGTGAGCTGGGCAAAGATGTATATCTATACTGTTCGATTGATATGCCTAATCACCTTAGGCACCTTGATGGTTGGGATCGAGTCTTGAATGTTTTTGCCAGTGACTACGATCTGGCAATCATGGTAGACAATGCAAGTGATTCGTTGCTACAGAACCTTCGAAACCGCGAGCAGATTAATCTAGAAAAACGTCCTCTAATAATTATTGATCACCATGCCACCGAAAGTACTATTAGTTACGCAGCAGCTAGTGTCATCGATCAAACAGCTGTTTCAACCGGACAGGTAATCTATCGCCTGGCTAAACAGATTGGCTGGAAGATCGATCAAGCCAGTAGTAGTTATCTTGCAAGTAGTATCTTAAGTGATACGCTCGGTCTTACAACTGACGCCATGAAAGGTAACTCTCAAGTCCTGCGCGATCTGGCAGAACTCGTAGACTACGGTGTCGACCTTGCCGAATTACACCAGAAACGACTTGAAAGCCTCAAATATAACCGCGCGCTTGTCCCCTATAAAGGCGAGTTATTACAGCGTGTCGAGTTTAGCAATGAAGGTACAATTGCGAGCATTGTTATACCGCACGACGAGATTAAAGAACACAGTATGAAGTTCAACCCAACGATTATTCTCGACGAGTTACGTATGGTCGAGGGGGTTAAAGTAACCCTAGGTTTTAAGCAGTACATGCAGGAGGGCAGGTTAGTCAGAGTTACGGTGCGCATCCGTTGCGATCGCAGCGCGCCGGTTGGCCAAGACTTGGCCGAGGCTTTTGGTGGCGGTGGTCATACTTATGCCAGCGGTATAAAATTCGAAGGCGCCGAACTCGATTTCGACACGGTTAAAAATGATGTTCTCCGCAAAACGCATGAGCTTTTAATCAACTACCTCTAG
- the dnaX gene encoding DNA polymerase III subunit gamma/tau: MGQVLYRKYRSKTLSEVIGQQHITEVLEAALKKNQISHAYLFTGPRGVGKTSIARILAHEINNIEYDESKTYVDIIEIDAASNRRIDEIRELRDKINIVPSLLKYKVYIIDEVHMLTREAFNALLKTLEEPPAHAVFILATTELHKVPETIISRCQRYAFRPISPETAIIQLRKIAKLENIQIDDKSLELIAEHSGGSFRDALSLLDQLASLSDKVTETDTRSVLGVASAHTVSSLIEVMRQGDILTIINNYRDAINRGNDPTVLGLQIAKQLRANLNKSPDTENDLKLLKQLLDLPNSRHPEAELEIILLSQPKSDDTYTQAPQTSDKAGQKKTKKPIIEKSDKKSEITVEPDTSLVNKVIEVTDWQKILDQVKLKRNTLYGILRMAKTKVEAGELTLSFAFPFHVKRIEDANNKSFLENLIHDLGISFGDLHIVHDRNVEPPSTEFSAPEEAKTPAEEPKVPENVMKIFKGAELVNE; the protein is encoded by the coding sequence ATGGGACAGGTACTATACAGAAAATATCGTTCAAAAACGTTGAGCGAAGTAATCGGCCAGCAGCACATTACTGAGGTGCTCGAAGCTGCCTTGAAAAAAAATCAGATATCGCACGCCTACTTATTTACCGGACCGCGGGGAGTTGGTAAGACGAGTATTGCTCGTATCTTGGCTCACGAGATCAATAATATTGAATACGACGAATCGAAAACTTATGTAGATATTATCGAAATCGATGCAGCCAGCAACCGGCGTATCGACGAGATACGTGAACTACGCGACAAGATCAACATAGTTCCTTCTTTGTTAAAATACAAAGTCTATATCATAGACGAAGTACATATGCTAACGCGCGAGGCATTCAATGCCTTACTAAAAACACTCGAGGAACCACCTGCTCATGCAGTTTTCATTCTGGCTACCACCGAACTACACAAGGTACCAGAAACCATAATTAGCCGCTGTCAACGCTATGCCTTTCGCCCAATTAGTCCAGAGACTGCCATCATTCAGCTTCGTAAGATTGCCAAACTCGAGAATATCCAGATTGACGATAAGTCGTTAGAGTTAATTGCCGAACACTCCGGAGGTAGTTTTCGGGATGCTCTGAGTTTACTCGATCAGCTAGCTAGCTTGTCTGACAAGGTTACTGAAACTGATACCAGATCAGTTCTAGGCGTTGCCAGTGCCCATACCGTATCTTCACTGATCGAAGTTATGCGTCAGGGCGACATATTAACAATAATCAACAATTACCGTGATGCTATTAATCGAGGCAACGATCCGACTGTCTTAGGCTTGCAGATAGCCAAACAACTACGTGCGAATTTAAACAAAAGCCCAGACACAGAAAACGATCTGAAACTGCTCAAACAGTTACTGGACTTGCCAAACTCACGTCATCCAGAAGCAGAGTTAGAAATAATATTACTCTCACAACCGAAGTCAGATGATACCTACACACAAGCACCTCAAACGTCAGACAAAGCCGGACAAAAAAAGACCAAGAAACCCATTATTGAAAAATCCGACAAAAAATCTGAGATAACGGTCGAGCCTGATACAAGTTTAGTCAATAAAGTTATAGAAGTTACTGATTGGCAGAAAATATTAGACCAAGTTAAGCTTAAGCGCAACACACTGTATGGTATTTTAAGAATGGCCAAAACTAAAGTCGAGGCAGGCGAGCTAACCTTAAGCTTTGCGTTTCCGTTTCATGTTAAACGGATCGAGGATGCAAACAACAAAAGCTTTTTAGAAAACTTAATTCATGATCTAGGAATTAGTTTCGGAGACTTACATATAGTCCATGATCGTAACGTAGAACCGCCTAGCACTGAATTCAGTGCCCCAGAAGAAGCCAAAACACCTGCCGAAGAACCCAAAGTACCAGAGAATGTTATGAAAATTTTTAAAGGCGCGGAGTTAGTCAATGAGTAG
- the recR gene encoding recombination protein RecR produces the protein MLSALLPKSLEDLIEALRVLPGVGSRSAERYAYYLLKSDPAKTIQLASALEKLHSGVGYCQKTFALVPADQTLSRLYTDPERDKTVVAVVAEPLDVISLEATGSFNGTYHVLGGLLSPIDGIGPENLRIGQLIERVKSDKIKEIILATNASVEGESTAYLIKQNLEGFDIKLTRLAQGLPIGTDIEYADQITLSRALENRREFANG, from the coding sequence ATTTTGTCTGCACTTTTGCCGAAAAGTCTAGAAGATCTAATCGAGGCACTTCGAGTCTTGCCAGGAGTTGGCTCAAGAAGTGCCGAGCGTTATGCGTACTATTTACTTAAAAGCGACCCAGCTAAAACCATCCAACTTGCCAGCGCCTTAGAAAAACTCCATTCTGGGGTAGGTTACTGCCAGAAAACCTTTGCACTAGTACCAGCAGATCAGACTCTGTCGAGACTATATACCGATCCTGAACGTGATAAAACAGTTGTGGCAGTAGTTGCAGAACCTTTAGACGTAATTTCACTCGAAGCCACCGGAAGCTTTAATGGTACATATCATGTTCTGGGTGGGCTCTTGAGTCCAATAGATGGGATAGGGCCGGAAAATTTAAGAATCGGTCAACTAATCGAACGCGTTAAATCAGATAAAATAAAAGAAATCATTCTTGCTACCAATGCAAGTGTCGAGGGCGAATCAACTGCATATTTAATCAAGCAAAACCTTGAAGGTTTCGATATTAAGCTAACACGTTTAGCTCAAGGATTACCGATTGGCACAGATATCGAATATGCCGATCAGATTACACTTAGTCGTGCCTTAGAAAATAGGCGGGAGTTTGCCAATGGATAA
- the dnaB gene encoding replicative DNA helicase, whose translation MSSSMDPKIPPHNLDAESSLLGSLFVDADAIVRIADIVVKEDFYDQRHGLIYEAVNKLYSGHRPIDVLTVSNQLKEDGFLDVVGGSSYLAELTNMVPTAAHAEEYAEIVASKSTRRKLIKVSEELVTLGYDEAKEVSEVIDAAETELFKVSQQHIQQDVESLENILAASFERLDELHRDKGKLRGVSTGFKDLDNVLAGLQKSDLIVIAARPAMGKTAFSLQLAHNVAVKAGQPVLMFNLEMSKEQLVDRLLSVESGVDAWNIRTGNLSDQDFERIGRAMGTLGEAPIFIDDTPGLTISELRTKAKREQHQRQLGLIIVDYLQLMSGGGRGNDFNRVQEISEISRGLKLVARELNVPVIALSQLSRSVESRTPPHPQLSDLRESGSIEQDADVVAFLYRDEYYNPENTQKPGILDVMIRKHRNGPTDTVELFFDKAKQRYRSISHRQAPPEDPFK comes from the coding sequence ATGAGTAGTTCTATGGATCCCAAAATACCGCCACACAACCTAGACGCCGAAAGTAGTTTACTCGGAAGCTTATTTGTCGATGCAGATGCAATTGTTCGAATTGCAGATATTGTTGTCAAGGAAGATTTTTACGATCAACGACATGGGTTGATCTACGAAGCTGTCAATAAACTTTATTCAGGGCATCGACCAATCGATGTTCTTACGGTCAGTAACCAACTAAAAGAAGATGGATTCTTAGATGTAGTTGGTGGATCGAGCTATCTAGCGGAACTTACTAATATGGTACCAACGGCTGCTCACGCAGAAGAGTACGCTGAGATAGTTGCCTCAAAGTCTACACGCCGAAAGTTAATCAAGGTGAGTGAAGAACTTGTAACGCTAGGCTACGACGAGGCAAAAGAGGTGAGCGAAGTAATCGATGCCGCCGAAACAGAGTTATTTAAAGTTAGCCAGCAACACATCCAGCAAGATGTCGAGAGCTTAGAAAATATTTTAGCAGCCAGTTTCGAGCGTCTAGACGAGCTCCATCGCGACAAAGGTAAACTACGTGGTGTTTCAACCGGTTTCAAAGATCTAGACAATGTTTTGGCTGGTTTACAGAAAAGTGATCTGATCGTCATCGCTGCCCGTCCAGCTATGGGTAAGACTGCTTTCAGCCTACAACTTGCCCACAATGTGGCCGTCAAAGCTGGCCAGCCAGTCTTGATGTTTAACCTAGAAATGAGTAAAGAGCAGCTGGTAGATCGACTTCTATCGGTTGAATCTGGAGTTGACGCTTGGAACATTCGTACCGGTAACTTAAGCGATCAAGACTTCGAGCGTATTGGTCGAGCCATGGGTACGCTTGGCGAAGCCCCAATTTTTATCGATGACACACCAGGACTAACCATAAGTGAACTCCGTACAAAAGCAAAGCGAGAACAGCATCAACGCCAACTTGGTTTAATAATTGTTGACTATCTTCAGTTAATGAGTGGTGGTGGACGTGGCAACGATTTTAACCGTGTCCAAGAAATATCCGAAATTAGTCGTGGGCTAAAGCTAGTTGCAAGAGAGCTAAATGTACCGGTGATTGCTCTGAGTCAGCTAAGTCGTAGTGTTGAGTCCCGGACACCGCCACATCCGCAGCTTTCGGACTTGCGTGAATCGGGTTCAATCGAGCAAGATGCCGACGTGGTAGCATTTCTGTATCGCGACGAATACTACAATCCAGAAAATACGCAGAAGCCAGGAATATTGGATGTAATGATTCGGAAACATCGAAACGGTCCAACAGACACAGTAGAATTATTCTTCGACAAAGCAAAACAGCGCTACCGTTCAATTAGCCATCGCCAAGCTCCTCCAGAAGATCCTTTTAAATAG
- a CDS encoding YbaB/EbfC family nucleoid-associated protein, whose protein sequence is MGKLDQAKMLMQVKKVQKELKKTIIEAEGGGGAVVVEMTGEQKLKKVHIDPDEVDLEDIGQLESWIEEAFQEAIAQSQKVAAEKMAPFMGMLGNLGL, encoded by the coding sequence ATGGGTAAACTAGACCAGGCAAAAATGCTCATGCAAGTCAAGAAAGTACAGAAAGAATTAAAGAAAACGATTATAGAAGCAGAAGGTGGTGGTGGAGCTGTAGTTGTAGAAATGACTGGCGAACAGAAACTTAAAAAAGTTCATATTGATCCAGACGAAGTCGATCTAGAAGACATCGGTCAGCTCGAGAGTTGGATTGAAGAAGCGTTCCAAGAAGCTATTGCTCAAAGTCAAAAAGTAGCCGCAGAAAAAATGGCACCATTTATGGGCATGCTCGGCAACCTAGGTTTATAG
- a CDS encoding deoxycytidine triphosphate deaminase — translation MEEPQAHTAGGVYSNTQIFTAHLNGHIVCEPFNPDNVSHASLDVTLGYYYFRAEQQNRRTIYNPFDREDVERYFDGPYKAMPHKKWIELHGFKPLLNIPDDHPVIAVGPNERILAHTHEFFGIKPPGAFTLHARSSWARNGVAVCFDAGWVDPGYINRLTLEIYNLNEHETVLIPVGERIAQAVFHHTGKVDGDYGLGRKAVASGKYQQGTDLENLIKTWTPDMMLPRSYLDTRRLPLPIEGCMYD, via the coding sequence ATGGAGGAACCGCAAGCGCACACTGCGGGTGGGGTGTATAGCAATACACAGATCTTCACCGCTCATCTAAACGGGCATATTGTTTGTGAGCCATTTAACCCCGATAACGTATCCCATGCTAGCCTTGATGTTACCTTGGGCTACTACTATTTTAGAGCCGAGCAACAAAATCGACGAACTATATATAACCCATTTGATCGTGAAGACGTTGAACGATATTTTGATGGCCCATACAAGGCGATGCCGCATAAGAAATGGATCGAGCTACATGGGTTTAAGCCATTGTTAAACATTCCAGACGATCATCCAGTTATCGCCGTAGGTCCAAATGAAAGAATCCTTGCCCATACACATGAGTTTTTTGGTATTAAGCCCCCAGGAGCATTTACTTTACACGCCCGTAGTTCTTGGGCACGCAACGGAGTGGCTGTTTGTTTCGATGCCGGCTGGGTAGATCCAGGTTACATAAATCGTTTAACTCTAGAAATATATAACCTAAACGAGCACGAGACTGTTTTGATTCCTGTAGGCGAACGAATTGCCCAAGCAGTATTTCACCACACCGGCAAAGTTGATGGCGACTATGGTCTTGGGCGCAAAGCTGTTGCATCCGGAAAGTACCAACAAGGTACTGATCTAGAGAATCTAATTAAGACATGGACACCAGATATGATGCTGCCAAGATCTTATCTAGACACTAGACGTTTACCATTGCCTATTGAAGGGTGCATGTATGACTGA
- the rplL gene encoding 50S ribosomal protein L7/L12, with protein sequence MAEKVDLKKFAEQLVGLSVLEVNELSTILKEEYGIEPAAAAAVMTAPAAAGEAGAEEAGKSEFDVILKDAGAQKVAVIKAVKDITGLGLGEAKAIVDEAPKAVKEKVAKEEAEELKAKLEEAGATVELA encoded by the coding sequence ATGGCAGAAAAAGTTGATTTAAAAAAGTTTGCCGAACAATTAGTTGGCTTAAGTGTGCTTGAGGTGAACGAACTCAGCACAATCTTAAAAGAAGAGTATGGTATCGAACCTGCAGCAGCAGCTGCAGTTATGACCGCCCCTGCAGCTGCAGGTGAAGCCGGCGCAGAAGAAGCTGGTAAGAGCGAGTTTGATGTAATTCTGAAAGATGCTGGCGCACAAAAAGTTGCCGTCATCAAAGCAGTTAAAGACATCACTGGTTTAGGGCTAGGCGAAGCTAAAGCCATCGTAGACGAAGCTCCAAAAGCTGTTAAAGAAAAAGTAGCAAAAGAAGAAGCCGAGGAGCTTAAAGCTAAGCTTGAAGAAGCTGGCGCTACAGTCGAACTAGCCTAA
- the rplA gene encoding 50S ribosomal protein L1, whose protein sequence is MAETKADLIIKAKELGIVHVNTSNTMAELRELIAQAEPNKHDKEALPTDEHEAVVAKAGKRSAKALAEAEEKVAKEARKAESAELPDPIKKNPAPKTRTRLERRGKKYRELVKLIDNNQTYNLAQALELACKTSTVKFDASVELHIRLNVDPKHADQNIRDSIVLPEGTGKTLRVAVFADEADVKKALTAGADIAGSDEFLQQLDKEEINFDVLVATPPMMVKLSKYARLLGPKGLMPNPKSGTVTTDVAKAVKESKGGKVEYRVDESGIVHIGIGKVSFGAAKLNVNAKAVIESVQNNKPSSVKGVYVLSCFTTTTMGPSIKFEM, encoded by the coding sequence ATGGCTGAAACCAAAGCCGATCTAATTATCAAAGCAAAAGAATTAGGTATTGTACATGTCAATACCTCTAATACTATGGCTGAACTACGAGAACTCATAGCTCAAGCCGAGCCCAACAAACACGATAAAGAAGCTCTGCCAACCGATGAGCACGAAGCTGTAGTAGCTAAGGCAGGTAAACGCAGCGCTAAGGCTCTAGCCGAAGCAGAAGAAAAGGTTGCAAAAGAAGCTCGAAAAGCCGAGTCTGCCGAATTACCTGATCCAATTAAGAAAAATCCGGCTCCAAAGACGCGAACTCGTTTAGAGCGACGTGGTAAAAAATATCGAGAGCTAGTAAAACTAATCGATAATAATCAAACATATAATTTAGCCCAAGCTCTAGAATTAGCTTGCAAAACTTCGACCGTAAAGTTTGATGCAAGCGTCGAACTACACATTCGTTTAAATGTCGATCCTAAGCATGCCGACCAAAACATCCGTGACTCAATTGTTTTACCAGAAGGAACTGGCAAAACACTTCGAGTAGCAGTTTTTGCAGATGAAGCGGATGTAAAAAAAGCATTAACAGCTGGTGCTGATATTGCTGGAAGCGACGAATTCTTACAGCAGCTAGATAAAGAAGAAATTAATTTTGATGTGCTTGTTGCAACTCCGCCAATGATGGTCAAATTAAGTAAGTACGCAAGATTACTCGGACCAAAAGGTCTAATGCCAAATCCTAAAAGCGGTACCGTAACTACAGATGTTGCTAAAGCAGTCAAAGAATCAAAAGGTGGTAAGGTAGAATACCGAGTAGATGAAAGCGGAATTGTGCACATAGGCATAGGTAAAGTGAGTTTTGGTGCAGCCAAGCTAAATGTTAATGCCAAAGCAGTAATTGAAAGCGTCCAAAACAACAAACCAAGTAGCGTAAAAGGTGTTTACGTACTTAGTTGTTTTACCACAACTACCATGGGACCTTCTATCAAGTTTGAAATGTAG